From Mytilus galloprovincialis chromosome 9, xbMytGall1.hap1.1, whole genome shotgun sequence, the proteins below share one genomic window:
- the LOC143045463 gene encoding uncharacterized protein LOC143045463: MALSRQDQTELMSCQICYETFKIPKILPCLHTFCEQCIHEFIISTGRKKEPHSRKEFSCPTCKTLVKPTDAKSDIDKWAANLPHNVSIQEMLDMSNGENKKCSACKRHDEISEAKFWCEICEEAFCEKCNDMHSRMKLSASHNVIPVEEVASFSYGMVVNAISEHCSVHPSNLVDVFCCDHKIICCGSCVSTKHRRCKRVMTIASLMTSGKYMSLPLKITEIKQAIESLIKEKDQEKADIKLATEDTEEEAKEFLEQLKCKLDNLFDTFAKQLHMFRDEKYTSFNVRMRLLEQFVKNLDHWIRSIEVVEKFGTKTQLFILVENIKHHIASNVSEISRVNQSDTLVDLSFQKKGIFSQLETCETMVEIGTFKTFESPIFGQMIGIYKCCAGLGLNCYPKFKNAYVTFVKSICITGSKFSCGVCIDEKYMVVGDARPQKKLYIIEKHSGYIVSTTDIHGDVKRLCYDKKSKQLFISCYSEELYKADVKAEEIIKVTKMPFNEDHVGALFSSNNDVYVVVNRAIKKFSINADSDDMTTCFYTNTECGLNGMNVIGKYIVFTTADNEIKCSTLQGKRKFCYKNDELESPKCIAVLSSGLTLVVDRANSGSLHLLSEDGLKHRRLLEKFDNVNNPADIWLDGNEELVYVAGGKYIDTYRIVADQQNDSTVA; encoded by the coding sequence ATGGCGCTATCCAGACAAGATCAGACAGAATTAATGAGTTGTCAAATCTGTTATGAAACCttcaaaataccaaaaatattaCCATGCTTACATACCTTCTGTGAACAATGTATACACGAGTTCATAATATCAACTGGACGCAAAAAAGAACCACATTCGAGAAAAGAGTTTAGTTGTCCTACTTGCAAAACTCTTGTCAAGCCAACAGATGCAAAGTCGGATATTGATAAATGGGCTGCTAACCTGCCTCATAATGTAAGCATACAAGAAATGCTTGATATGTCTAATGGAGAAAACAAAAAGTGCAGTGCTTGCAAACGACATGATGAAATATCAGAGGCAAAGTTCTGGTGTGAAATATGCGAAGAAGCTTTCTGTGAAAAATGTAATGATATGCATAGTCGTATGAAACTTTCTGCTTCGCATAATGTAATTCCTGTTGAAGAAGTTGCTTCCTTTAGCTACGGAATGGTTGTTAATGCGATATCTGAACATTGCTCTGTTCATCCGTCAAATTTAGTAGACGTGTTTTGTTGTGATCATAAAATTATTTGTTGTGGTTCCTGTGTGTCTACGAAGCACAGAAGATGTAAAAGAGTAATGACTATTGCAAGCCTTATGACAAGTGGCAAATATATGTCTCTCCCATTGAAGATAACCGAAATTAAGCAAGCGATAGAAAGTCTTATAAAGGAAAAAGATCAAGAAAAAGCTGATATCAAACTCGCAACAGAAGACACAGAAGAAGAAGCGAAAGAATTTCTCGAACAACTTAAATGTAAGCTTGATAACTTGTTTGATACATTTGCGAAACAACTACACATGTTCCGCGATGAAAAATATACGAGTTTTAATGTACGAATGCGGCTACTAGAACAGTTTGTTAAGAATCTAGATCATTGGATCCGTTCGATTGAAGTTGTTGAAAAATTTGGAACCAAGACACAGTTGTTCATTCTTGTGGAGAATATAAAGCACCATATTGCATCGAATGTAAGCGAAATCTCCCGAGTTAACCAGAGCGACACATTGGTAGATTTAAGCTTTCAAAAAAAAGGCATCTTCAGCCAGCTTGAGACTTGTGAGACCATGGTAGAAATTGGAACGTTTAAAACATTCGAGAGTCCTATATTTGGTCAGATGATTGGTATTTACAAGTGCTGTGCAGGCTTAGGCTTAAATTGTTATCCCAAATTTAAAAATGCGTACGTAACGTTTGTTAAAAGTATTTGTATCACAGGTTCAAAGTTTTCCTGTGGTGTATGTATAGATGAAAAATATATGGTAGTTGGAGATGCTAGACCACAAAAAAAACTGTACATCATTGAAAAACATTCAGGTTATATCGTCAGCACCACAGATATCCATGGAGATGTCAAACGTTTATGCTATGATAAAAAGTCGAAGCAGCTATTTATATCATGTTATAGTGAAGAATTATACAAAGCAGACGTTAAAGCTGAAGAAATAATTAAAGTAACAAAAATGCCTTTCAATGAAGATCACGTTGGTGCATTGTTTAGTTCAAACAACGACGTGTATGTCGTTGTGAACAGAGCAATTAAGAAATTCAGTATAAATGCCGATTCAGACGATATGACTACATGTTTTTACACTAACACAGAATGTGGTCTAAACGGAATGAACGTGATAGGGAAATATATTGTCTTCACAACAGCAGACAACGAGATCAAGTGTTCAACATTACAGGGAAAGAGAAAATTTTGCTATAAAAACGATGAACTGGAAAGTCCTAAATGTATTGCTGTATTGTCTTCCGGATTGACTTTAGTTGTTGACAGAGCAAATAGCGGGTCATTACATCTGCTTTCAGAAGATGGATTAAAACACCGAAGATTACTGGAAAAGTTTGATAATGTTAACAATCCAGCTGATATTTGGTTAGATGGCAACGAAGAACTCGTATACGTTGCAGGTGGAAAGTACATTGATACATACAGAATAGTCGCCGATCAACAAAATGATAGTACGGTAGCCTAG